A region of Asterias amurensis chromosome 20, ASM3211899v1 DNA encodes the following proteins:
- the LOC139952193 gene encoding LOW QUALITY PROTEIN: uncharacterized protein (The sequence of the model RefSeq protein was modified relative to this genomic sequence to represent the inferred CDS: deleted 1 base in 1 codon) — MYQPSLKQWYEDRKRLRVVYDHSRAKPVERKNKIKKSRQAAFKSALAERTTPSRQYQDTKTNTSDSSLGIEQCRAQAKRDEALSNKFKETHHMIQIFIKTPINPKTLCLRLNHKTTVSDLKDIIHRKLGIRPALQNLYTNNKRFKLCDALTLLDLGIKPETNIDLTLAEGLLGGAPTLDETFLRTLAVNLCKDWQQLAVKLKFRPAEIGKFERLAESNPEEQARQMLVSWLSEQQPNDREAGEWLRSALVQIDRRDLAARIPGYAPTSPRAGTKRQSPEHQSDASGIDGNKLRVPEADKTDLKQTSGYVPTSPRAGSKRQSPEHQSTSNASGINEMFGVVAENIGKNWTQLGNFLGIKAANIDTYPIDHPNDVREQVYQMLLDWVRTQTSQKEAEDGLIETLVKLGRADIVQKLPGYARTSQGASKIDGVHSRKLKEHQTITDVPDIDEKKLGDIAKHIGKDWKKLANSLGVKVAQIDTYQSDYPNDLNEQVFRMLLDWCRHDQEAAEDGLKEALTVIDRADIVNKISGLMGLPFNNEACTQTLVSHYKETLKVNTHPTRKDLAVDMDQLYVSLELLQETNKPDQPLTLQSGSIKGQHKTDHTVHLDIEGAPETDQTQTEYKKIPLKSHEDMLSFDKNRILITAESGYGKSTLLKKIAYDWAVIQSNTDQSTLQKQESPLSKYKLVFLLEINKMEVNFNVMDEIFHQILPPNEFGKKTLKSYMTKHPEKVLILLDGADEISFQTLQNANEEFSVNNVLSFKSLKRCKVIVTSRQSTALKLLTCNSNFTRVNIVGFDDNNKKEYIRKYFSNYNSQHHDHVLSEINKSETLSSLGEIPLFLWLMCSSLTQAGSRLPGRITELLHLAIRVFYDQKIGKDCKSNSSEKITIKSFNELMAKLGKVALECSTLQGHGKNAFAVSEFDSEDLVNLGCEVGLLTRVQSTHGLDKVHQVRFHHIILMEFCCSVYLSDMTESNPNKFKEYMSKLLDGDVKRNEYLIRFCSGGNKKAANFVIELTEKHLSVYNKNTPVECERYVCLHRIMMLVLFEAKLGVTVKTLAMDEWVRFPYELKGEDLLAAYYFIQNLPERSSLHHVSDITISCQGTTELDLLEQIMARTRCDLALEIVGVNMNDKIHQLKNISKSLTSLKLRDCQLNCISVPQLFRSFQSATKLKKVYLVGNNLHGLKSDQIPRIPSLWFLMLDGCKLTKDDIGSVFSSVAAAGSVTRLVLEDNDLRGIKGDQITPVSSLKSLYIHSCGIQSDDIGSVFSIVAAAGSVTTLVLEDNDLRGIKGDQITPVSSLKSLYYTHVAIHSCGIKSDDIGSVFSIVAAAGSVTTLVLKDNNLHGIKGEQITPVSSLKELRLNTCGIQRDDIGSVFSIVAAAGSLTTLVLKDNNLHGIKGEQITPVSSLKLLHLYACGLRSDDIGSVFSIVAAAGSVTTLVLNENDLHGVKGEQITPVSSLKELHLSMCCLQSDDISSVFSIVAAAGSVTGLALFENDLHGIKGDQIAPVSSLKILHLYECGLRSDDIGSVFSIVAAAGCVTKLVLIKNDLHGIRGDQITPVSSLKELNLYVCGLQSDDIGSVFSIVAAAGSVITLVLHGDNLNGIRGVQITPVSSLNELHLDSCCIQSDDIGSVFSIVAAAGSVMTLVLKDNNLHGIKGEQITPVSSLKDLRLNACGLQSDDICSVFSIVAAAGSVTALFLIDNNLHGIKGEQITPVSSLKELHLYLCGIQSDDIGSVFSFMAAAGSVTTLVLIKNDLHGIQGNQITPVSSLKELHLYACGLQNDDMEPIFSIAAAAGSVMRLAIKDFDLHGFQGDQIVSFEEYFSLTDRGLQKVDFETLFLARNTQIQESVPLRSTASFTLLQRCNIL; from the exons ATGTATCAGCCATCTCTAAAACAGTGGTATGAAGACCGGAAGAGGTTAAGGGTCGTATATGATCATTCCCGGGCAAAACCAGTTGAGAGGAAGAACAAAATCAAGAAGAGTAGACAGGCGGCTTTCAAATCTGCATTAGCAGAGAGGACAACGCCATCGAGACAGTATCAAGACACCAAGACGAACACGTCAGATTCATCATTGGGCATAGAACAATGCAGAGCACAAGCGAAAAG AGACGAAGCCTTATCCAATAAATTCAAGGAAACTCATCACATGATACAGATCTTTATCAAGACGCCCATCAACCCCAAAACCCTCTGTTTACGACTCAATCATAAAACAACCGTCTCCGACCTAAAAGACATCATTCACAGGAAGTTGGGCATTCGTCCTGCATTGCAAAATCTGTACACGAACAACAAAAGGTTCAAG TTGTGTGACGCTTTGACTCTTCTTGATCTTGGCATTAAACCGGAGACAAACATTGATTTAACACTAGCAGAAGGATTGCTTGGTGGCGCCCCAACAC TAGACGAGACATTCCTACGGACTTTAGCAGTAAACCTCTGCAAGGACTGGCAGCAACTCGCAGTCAAGCTTAAGTTCAGACCAGCAGAGATTGGCAAGTTTGAACGCCTCGCTGAGAGCAACCCAGAAGAACAGGCTCGTCAGATGTTAGTTTCTTGGTTGAGTGAGCAGCAACCTAATGACAGAGAAGCAGGGGAATGGTTGAGAAGTGCATTAGTTCAAATAGATCGTCGGGATTTAGCTGCAAGGATCCCAG GTTATGCACCCACATCCCCAAGAGCAGGTACCAAGAGGCAGTCACCGGAACATCAGTCTGATGCTTCAGGTATTGATGGGAACAAGTTACGTGTCCCTGAGGCAGACAAGACTGATTTGAAACAAACCTCAG GTTATGTACCCACATCCCCAAGAGCAGGTAGCAAGAGGCAGTCACCGGAACATCAGTCAACATCCAATGCATCAGGCATTAATGAGATGTTTGGAGTCGTAGCTGAGAATATTGGCAAAAATTGGACGCAACTCGGCAATTTTTTAGGCATTAAAGCTGCAAACATTGACACATATCCAATTGACCATCCAAATGACGTAAGAGAACAGGTGTATCAAATGCTACTTGATTGGGTCAGGACACAAACAAGCCAAAAGGAGGCTGAAGACGGGCTGATCGAGACGCTCGTCAAACTCGGCCGTGCTGACATTGTCCAAAAATTACCAG GTTATGCACGTACATCCCAAGGAGCAAGTAAGATAGACGGAGTTCACAGCAGGAAGCTTAAGGAGCATCAGACAATAACTGATGTACCAGATATCGATGAGAAGAAGTTAGGGGACATAGCTAAGCATATTGGAAAAGATTGGAAGAAACTTGCCAATTCTTTAGGTGTTAAAGTTGCACAGATTGACACATATCAAAGCGACTACCCAAATGACCTAAATGAACAAGTCTTCCGGATGCTACTGGACTGGTGTAGACATGACCAAGAGGCGGCTGAAGACGGGTTGAAGGAGGCGCTTACAGTAATCGACCGTGCTGACATTGTCAACAAAATATCAG GTTTGATGGGGCTACCATTCAACAATGAGGCATGCACTCAGACTTTGGTGAGTCATTACAAGGAGACGCTGAAAGTGAACACACACCCCACACGTAAGGATCTAGCTGTTGATATGGATCAACTTTATGTTTCTTTAGAACTTCtgcaagaaacaaacaaacctgatCAGCCCCTCACATTGCAGTCAGGTTCAATTAAAGGACAACATAAAACAGACCACACAGTGCACCTTGACATTGAAGGCGCACCCGAGACCGATCAAACCCAAACAGAGTATAAGAAAATTCCCCTTAAGTCACACGAAGACATGTTAAGCTTTGACAAGAACAGAATCTTAATCACTGCTGAAAGTGGGTATGGTAAATCAACGCTTCTAAAGAAGATAGCTTATGACTGGGCTGTTATACAGAGTAATACTGATCAATCGACTCTCCAAAAACAAGAATCGCCCCTGTCAAAGTATAAGCTCGTCTTTTTgttggaaataaacaaaatggaggTCAATTTCAACGTTATGGATGAGATATTTCATCAAATATTGCCTCCAAACGAATTTGGGAAAAAGACTCTCAAAAGTTATATGACGAAACACCCAGAGAAAGTTCTCATCCTTCTTGATGGAGCGGACGAAATCTCCTTTCAGACACTACAAAATGCAAACGAAGAATTCAGTGTTAACAATGTCCTTTCATTCAAGTCGCTAAAACGCTGTAAGGTAATTGTAACAAGCCGACAGTCAACGGCGCTAAAGTTACTGACTTGCAATTCCAATTTCACAAGAGTGAACATAGTTGGGTTCGATGACAATAATAAGAAAGAATATATCCGTAAATACTTCAGCAATTACAACTCCCAACACCATGATCATGTTCTTTCTGAAATAAATAAGTCTGAAACACTCAGCAGTTTAGGGGAGATCCCTCTGTTTCTTTGGTTGATGTGTTCATCATTGACACAGGCTGGAAGTCGACTACCTGGCAGGATTACAGAACTGCTTCATCTCGCAATCAGGGTATTCTATGACCAAAAGATTGGCAAAGATTGTAAATCCAACTCCTCCGAGAAAATAACCATAAAGAGTTTTAATGAGCTGATGGCCAAACTTGGGAAGGTTGCTCTTGAATGTTCGACGTTACAAGGGCACGGAAAAAATGCCTTCGCAGTTTCAGAGTTTGATTCAGAGGACCTTGTCAATTTGGGATGTGAAGTCGGCTTGCTGACCCGAGTGCAATCCACGCACGGTTTAGACAAGGTTCATCAAGTCCGATTCCACCACATAATATTAATGGAGTTTTGTTGTTCCGTTTACCTGTCTGATATGACAGAGTCCAATCCTAATAAATTTAAAGAGTACATGTCAAAATTGTTAGACGGAGACGTGAAAAGAAATGAATACTTAATCCGTTTCTGCAGCGGGGGAAACAAAAAAGCTGCAAATTTCGTTATAGAACTGACCGAAAAACACCTATCAGTTTACAATAAAAACACTCCCGTTGAATGCGAAAGGTATGTCTGTTTACATAGGATAATGATGTTGGTTTTGTTTGAAGCCAAGCTTGGTGTGACTGTAAAAACCCTCGCGATGGATGAGTGGGTAAGATTCCCATATGAGCTGAAAGGAGAAGACCTCTTGGCTGCATATTATTTCATTCAAAACCTACCAGAACGATCCAGTCTTCATCATGTTTCTGATATAACGATATCGTGTCAAGGAACAACCGAGTTAGATCTCCTAGAACAAATAATGGCCAGAACAAGGTGTGATTTAGCATTAGAAATAGTTGGTGTCAATATGAACGACAAGATTCATCAACTCAAAAACATTTCTAAAAGTTTAACATCGCTTAAGTTAAGAGATTGTCAGTTAAACTGCATCTCTGTCCCTCAACTTTTCAGGTCATTTCAATCAGCTACAAAATTGAAGAAAGTGTATTTGGTGGGAAACAACTTGCACGGTTTGAAATCAGACCAGATACCTCGTATCCCTTCCCTGTGGTTCTTAATGCTAGACGGATGTAAGCTGACGAAGGATGacattgggtcagttttctccagcgtggctgctgcaggtagtgtgaCGAGACTTGTTCTAGAGGATAACGATCTCcgtggtattaagggggaccagataactccCGTTTCTTCATTGAAGTCATTGTATATACACTCATGTGgcatacagagtgatgatattgggtcagttttctccatcgtggctgctgctggtagtgtaacgacacttgttctaGAGGATAACGATCTCcgtggtattaagggggaccagataactccCGTTTCTTCATTGAAGTCATTGTAT TACACTCATGTGGCAATACACTCATGTGGCAtaaagagtgatgatattgggtcggttttctccatcgtggctgctgcaggtagtgtaacgacacttgtGCTAAAGGATAACAATCTCCATGGCATTAAAGGGGAACAGATAactcctgtttcttccttgaaggaattgcgtCTGAACACATGTGGTATACAGAGGGATGATATTGgttcagttttctccatcgtggctgctgcaggtagtttAACGACACTTGTTCTAAAGGATAACAATCTCCATGGCATTAAAGGGGAACAGATAactcctgtttcttccttgaagttATTGCATCTATACGCGTGTGGTTTACGGAGTGATGATATTGgttcagttttctccatcgtggctgctgcaggtagtgtaacgacactcgttctaaatgaaaatgaccttcaTGGTGTTAAAGGGGAACAGATAACTCCTGTTTCTTCCTTAAAGGAATTGCATCTCTCTATGTGTTGtttacagagtgatgatataagttcagttttctccatcgtggctgctgcaggtagtgtaacgggTCTTGCTCTATTTGaaaacgatctccatggtatcaAGGGGGACCAGATAGCTCCTGTATCTTCCTTGAAGATATTGCATCTGTACGAGTGTGGTTTACGAAGTGATGATATTGgttcagttttctccatcgtcgCTGCTGCAGGCTGTGTAACGAAActtgttttaataaaaaacgatctccatggtattaggGGAGACCAGATTactcctgtttcttccttgaaggaacTGAATCTCTACGTGTGTGGtttacagagtgatgatataggttcagttttctccatcgtcgCTGCCGCAGGAAGTGTAATAACACTTGTTCTACATGGAGATAATCTCAATGGCATTAGAGGGGTCCAGATAACtccagtttcttccttgaatgaATTGCATCTTGACTCGTGttgtatacagagtgatgatattgggtcagttttctccatcgtggctgctgcaggtagtgtaatgACACTTGTGCTAAAGGATAACAATCTCCATGGCATTAAAGGGGAACAGATAactcctgtttcttccttgaaggatTTGCGTCTGAACGCATGTGGtttacagagtgatgatatttgttcagttttctccatcgttgctgctgcaggtagtgtaacggcACTTTTTCTTATAGATAACAATCTCCATGGCATTAAAGGGGAACAGATAACccctgtttcttccttgaaggaacTGCATCTCTACTTatgtggtatacagagtgatgatattggttCAGTTTTCTCATTcatggctgctgcaggtagtgtaacgacacttgttctaataaaaaacgatctccatggtattcaGGGGAACCAGATAactcctgtttcttccttgaaggaattgcatctcTACGCATGTGGTTTACAGAATGATGATATGGAGCCAATTTTCTCCATCGctgctgctgcaggtagtgtaatgAGACTTGCTATAAAGGATTTCGATCTCCATGGTTTTCAAGGGGACCAGATAGTTTCTTTCGAGGAGTACTTTAGCTTGACCGATCGTGGTCTGCAGAAGGTAGACTTTGAGACACTTTTTCTGGCCAGGAATACGCAAATCCAGGAGTCCGTTCCTTTGAGGTCAACGGCCAGCTTTACTTTATTACAGAGGTGTAACATTTTGTAA